One window of the Cotesia glomerata isolate CgM1 linkage group LG10, MPM_Cglom_v2.3, whole genome shotgun sequence genome contains the following:
- the LOC123272987 gene encoding GDP-fucose protein O-fucosyltransferase 1, whose protein sequence is MSLVLLLFTILGSVSNIYCSIDVDTNGYIAYCPCMGRFGNQADHFLGALGFAKAINRTLILPPWVEYRTGEIGSKQVPFDTYFNVTEVKKCHKVMLMEEFMTELAPIIWPLSERISFCYSSRGNSESCNAKEGNPFGPFWDNFNVDFVGSEFYGPFHYDVHHTDIANQWRKKYPAVSWPVLAFTGAPASFPVQLENKSLQKCVVWNDEMLNKAKKFIKGSLPPGAFVGIHLRNGIDWVRACEFISSSPNLFAAAQCLGYRNERGKATDSMCLPSLEVILKHLKRVIRNGKDIKSVFVASDSNYMIEDLTNNLSRMNISVHRQPEPASPHIDLAILGRSNYFIGNCISSFTAFVAREREVKGYPTFFWGFPPERPATTTPRTEL, encoded by the exons atgagtttagtattattattatttactattttaggATCAGTTTCTAATATTTATTGCAGTATTGATGTTGATACTAATGGATACATTGCGTACTGTCCTTGCATGG gTCGGTTTGGAAACCAAGCTGATCATTTTCTGGGAGCCTTAGGTTTTGCCAAAGCAATTAACCGGACATTAATTTTACCACCATGGGTCGAGTATCGCACCGGAGAAATAGGATCC aaaCAAGTGCCTTTTGATACGTACTTTAATGTCACAGAAGTGAAAAAGTGTCATAAAGTAATGTTGATGGAAGAATTCATGACTGAACTGGCGCCGATTATTTGGCCGTTGTCTGAAAGGATAT cTTTTTGTTACTCATCTCGTGGTAACTCGGAATCATGCAACGCAAAGGAAGGAAATCCTTTCGGACCATTCTGGGACAACTTTAACGTCGACTTCGTCGGTTCTGAATTTTACGGACCATTCCACTACGACGTTCACCACACAGACATCGCCAATCAGTGGCGGAAAAAATACCCCGCGGTATCCTGGCCAGTTTTAGCATTCACAGGAGCTCCAGCTAGCTTTCCCGTTCAATTGGAGAATAAAAGCCTCCAGAAGTGCGTCGTATGGAATGACGAGATGCTCAATAAAGCTAAAAAGTTTATCAAAGGATCTTTACCTCCTGGCGCCTTTGTAGGAATTCACTTGCGCAATGGAATCGATTGG GTACGAGCTTGTGAATTCATATCGAGCTCTCCGAATCTCTTCGCAGCAGCCCAGTGCCTTGGTTATCGCAACGAGCGTGGCAAAGCCACTGATTCTATGTGCCTTCCGTCATTAGAAGTAATTCTCAAGCACCTGAAACGAGTGATCAGAAACGGAAAGGACATAAAAAGCGTCTTTGTCGCCTCGGACAGCAATTACATGATCGAAGACTTGACCAACAATCTCTCGAGAATGAATATCAGCGTACACAGACAGCCCGAGCCAGCTTCTCCTCATATAGACCTCGCGATCCTAGGTCGCTCAAATTACTTCATCGGGAACTGTATTTCTTCCTTTACGGCTTTTGTTGCTCGTGAACGTGAGGTCAAAGGATATCCAACATTTTTCTGGGGCTTTCCTCCTGAACGACCTGCTACAACTACTCCACGCACagagttgtaa